The Intrasporangium calvum DSM 43043 sequence GCGACCGATGACCGGGTCGAGCCTGCCCTCGCGAGCGCGGGCGGTGAGGTCCGTGCCGTACTTGGCGAGCGCCTCGTAGGTCCCCTCGGGGTTCTCGGACGTCACGGGGCGGCCGCCGCGCAGCTCGGGGATGGCCTGCTCGATCGCGTCGGCGTCGAGGCCGAACTGGCCGGTGCGGGCCAGCGCGAGCAGGAGGTGGTCGGTGGAGACGAACGTGTCCCCCATCGCCGTCATGTACTGCTGGGCCTGCTGGATCGCGGCCGCGGCCGTGCGCGACAGCTGCGGCTGCTGGGCGCCGCCGGTGACCTGCGGGAGGGCCGCCAGCTCCTTCTCCGCGGCTGCCGTGGCGGCAGCGACGGAGGACCCTGCCTTCTCGAGCAGGGTCGGAGTCGTCGTGCCGGGCTGGGCCGCGAGGGCGAGGAGCAGGTGGGCCGGCTCGATGTTCGGGTGGTGCTTGGCGGCCGCAGTCGTCGCCGCCTGGGCGAAGGCCTCCTGGGCCCTGGTGGTCAGCTGAAGATCCATGCATTCTCCTGGCACGTGTGACTCTGACGAGTTCCATGAGGGGCAACCTCGCTAAAGTTGAGTCTATTCCGCTCAACCTTGGCCGTATGCCGCTGGGTTCGTTCCGTTCGTCACCTCGGCTCGGGCGGTCCCGCCCTCCCGAAACCCTGGGCGAGCGGGAGCGAGCGGACGCCGGGAGCGAGCTCAGCGGCATCCGGCATCCCCCGAGCGCAGTCAGCGGGAGGACACCTCCTTGACTACTGTGGTCCCGTCCCCCTGACCCCCGCCTCGAGGAGACCAGGCATGCCCACCCCCGTCCCGCGTCGGTTGACAGCCCTGCGTCGTCGCGTCGCACGGCTGGTCGACCCCGATCGGGCTCCTGGTCCCGCGTCCTCCAGCGCGGGCAGTGGGCCCATCGCGACGGGGGACGCCGAGAGTGCCGCCGCCGCGACCGCCGCTCCGGTCATCGTCGCCGGCGCAGCGCCGCTGGCGACGCGCGTCGGGATCGCAGCGAGCGACCGGCTCTCCGGGCTCATGGCGGACGAATGGGGCCAGGTCGACCTCGTCCCGGGAGCCGACCGGCCGACCGGGCTCGACCTCGTCGTCCTCGAGCTGCGTGGGAGCGACGTGGTCGGTTGGGAAGGGTTCCGGGCCCAGCTCGCAGCACTGGTCCAGGGGTGCCTCGACACGCAGGTCCCGGTCGCGGTCTGGCTGACGGCGGGACCCTGCAGCCCGCCCGAGTGGGTCGGAGACGCGATGGTCGTCGCCGCCTCGACGCCGGCGCTCTGCGACGAGCTGGCCTCGGTCACCGGTCGTCCCGTTGAGCTGCTCCCCGCCGCCGCACAGCCGCGGCGGCACCGCCCGGACGGGCCGACCCACGCCCGGCACGGCGCCACGGTGATCATCGAGGAGCAGGAGTCCACGGCCGCGGCCGCAGCCCTCAGTGAGCTCGTCGGCCCGGCGATCAAGCCGCTGCCCGCCGAGGACGTCCTCGTGATCGGCCTCGGCGCACCCGGCGAGTCCCTCGGCGCCGTCGAGACCACCATGAAGCGCAACGTCCAGCAGCGCGACTGGCGCGTCGTCGAGCGAGAGCTCGGCACCCGCCGAGTCGCCGTCGACCTCAGTGGCCTCTCACCGGACGCGGCCTGGACCTCGGTGGCCGCGGCCGCCTCAGGCACCCCGCTCGTCGCGGCCGACGGCCCCACCGCAGGGCTGCCCGACGACATCGCCGCCCTGGTGCCCCGGATCGACGACAGCAAGCAGCTGCGCAGCGAGATCGTCGCCCGCCTCGAACAGACCGAGCTGGTCGCTCGGGAAGGTCTGCAGCTGCGCCGCGCCGCCCTCTCCGCCCACACGGCCGCCCACCGCGCGCGGGCCCTCGTCACACACGCCGGGCTGACGAGCGACTCCGGTCTGCTTGCGCCTGCCGCCCGACCGATCTCCGCCATCGTCCCGACCAACCGGCTGCACGAGCTGGACAACGTCTTCGCGAACGTCGGCCGGCAGGCGCACCCGGACCTCGAGCTGGTGCTCCTCCTCCACGGGCTCGCGGCCGACCGCGCGGAGATCACCGCGCGCGCCGCCGCTGCCGGGGTCGAGGACCTCGTCATCCTCGAGGCGGACCGGTCGCTGACCCTCGGTGCCTGCATGAACCTCGGGGTCGAGGCCGCGTCCGGTCGCTATGTCGCCAAGATGGACGACGACAACTACTACGGAGCGCACTTCCTCTCGGACCTGGTCGATGCCTTCACCTACACCGACGCCGGCATCGTCGGGAAGTGGTGCCACTACGTGTGGCTGCGGTCCTCCAACGCCGTCGTCCTGCGCTACCCCGACTCGGAGCACCGTCCGGAGCGGCGCATCCAGGGCGGCTCCATGCTCTTCGACGGCGACGTGGTCCGAGGTCTGCGGTTCAGCGACATCCCCCGCGCCGTGGACTCGGACATCCTCGACCGCGCCATGGCCGAAGGCGTCACGATCTACAGCGCAGACCGCTTCAACTACGTCTCCATCCGCGGGACCGACCGGAACGACCACACCTGGACCGTCGCCGACTCCACCTTCATGACGAAGACCGGCCGCCTGCAGTTCTTCGGCGACCCCCGAGCCCACGTGTCGGTGTGACCCGTCTCGGTGTCGCACTGACCGAAAGGACCCCATGCCCAGCACGTCGAGCATCAAGTCGTCGACCATCCGCGGTGCCCGCAAGCTGATCCGCCACACCCCTCTCGGGCCGCTCGCGGTCCTGCCCAAGCAGGGTGGCGGGGCCGGCCGCTCCGCGCTCGCCATCCGGGCCCGTCACCTCATCAAGGTCGGGCGGCCGCTCGATGCCCTTCGCCTCGTCGACCGTTCCCCGGCGGGCAGCCTCCCCGCGAACCTCGCAGCCGTGCGTGCCGAGGCCCTCTGGGCCGTAGGACGCGGCACCGAAGCCCTGGCGGCCATCCGCGCCGTGACCGACCGGCCCAGAGTCGAGGTGCCGGCCCTGGTCGCCCACTTCGCCATCGCCGGCGCCCTGCGTGAGCAGGATGACGTCGCGAGACTCGCCGTGCTGGCGACGAGCGCCCGCCCGCGCAACCGGGCCGAGTCCACCCAGCTCGCCGAGGCCTTCACGACCGACGACCCGGACGTGGCCACCGCCTTCATCGACCACGTCGGAACCTGGACCCATGCCCTGCCGATGAGGTCCCTCGTGCGCCTCGACAACCTGCTCCTGCGTGCGCAGGGGGCCGACCACGAGGCGCTCGCCGCGCGAGTGCGCCATGAGGCCCTCGATGCTGACGACGGCCAGCGGGCCATCCTGCGGGCGATGGAGCTGGAGGACTGGCCGCTCCTCGCCGAGGTGCTGCGGGGCCGAGTCCTCAAGCCGTCGCACGCCGCCCGGATGCGGCGCCTCGCCTCCCGCGCGCTGAAGGCCGGCTACCTCGGCGAGGCCGCGGTGCTGGCCGAGTCGGCCTTCACGTCGCTCCCCGAGCAGGACGGCGCCCGCGAGATCCACGTCGACGCCATGGACCGGCTCGGCATCGTGCGGGCCGGCTGGCCCGTCGCCCCGGTCCGCCCCCGCTCCTACGACGTCAGCCCCCGCGCCACTCTGTCCGTCCTCGCCCAGTCCCTCCCGCACCGGTCAGGGGGCTATGCCACCCGCTCGCACGGGATCCTCGTCGGACTGCGCAACCTCGGCTGGGACGCCGAGGCGGTCACCCGGCTCGGCTTCCCCTACGACCGGTGGCCCAGCACGTCCACCGACGAGGTCCCTCCCGAGGACGTCGTCGACGGGGTCGTGTACCGCCGGCTCCTCGAGCCGGGCGAGCGGGCCTACTCGACCACCCCGATGAGCTCGTACATCGAGCGGTTCGCCCACCGGATCGAGGACGAGGCCACCCGCCGGCGCGCTGCCCTGATCCACGCCTCGAGCTTCCAGAACAACGGCCTCGCCGGGCTCGCGGCGGCGCGGCGACTGGGGATTCCCTTCGTCTACGAGATGCGGGGGCTCGAGGACCTGATGAAGGTCTCCCGCGACCCTGGCTTCATCGAGACCGACGCCCACCGCTACCTCACCGGGCTGGAGAACCACATCGTCGCCCACGCCGACCTCACCTTCGTCATCACCGAGGCGCTGCGTGAGGAGATGATCCGCCGCGGCGGGCCCGCAGACCGCATCGAGGTGCTCCCCAACGGCGTCAACACCGCCGACTTCGAGCCCCGCCCCCGGGACGAGGCGCTCCAGGCCGAGCTCGGGCTCACTGGCCGGACCATCATCGGCTACGCCGGCGGGCTCGTGGACTACGAGGGGCTCGACCTCCTGCTCGAGGCAGCTGCGATCCTCAAGCGCGAACGGGCGGACTTCGGCGTCGTCATCGTCGGGGACGGCCATTTCGACGCGCGCCTGCGCCAGCTCGCCGTCGACCTCGACGTCACGGACGTCGTCACGTTCACCGGTCGGGTGCCGCACTCCGAGGTCCCGCGCTACCTCTCGATCTTCGACATCACCCCGTTCCCCCGGCTGCCGCTTCCCGTGTGCGAGCTGATCTCGCCGATCAAGCCCTTCGAGGCGATGGCCATGGGCAAGGCGGTCATCTCGTCCTCCGTCGCGGCGCTGACCGAGATCGTGGAGCAGGACGTGCGCGGGCTGGTGTTCGAGAAGGGCTCGAGCGCCGACCTGGCCGTGCAGCTGCGACGCTGTCTCGACTCAGCGGAGCTCCGCGCGACGCTCGGCGCACAGGCCCGGGAGTGGGTTCTCGCCGAGCGAGACTGGTCCGACGTCGTCACGGTGGTCGACGCCGCCTACCGCCGCCTCACGGGGGCGTGATGCCCGCGCTGACTACACTGGCGCGGTGCTCCGACACCTGAGGTCCTCACCGCGATGGCTCGCGTGGTTGTTGCTCGGCGCCGGAGTGGCCGGTCTGCTCCTTCCGTGGCTGCTCGCGCCGATCATCGGTGACGAGCGGTACCACTACGTGGCCGCACCGACCCGGATGGACGGCAGCCTCCTCAACGTCTTCATGTGGACCATCAACGACATCGGTCCACGGATGGCGCACGGCCGGATCGCCCCCGTCGGCGTCTTCGCGCAGCAGGTGGGCTACCTGCTCGGCATGCAGCTCGCCTTCGCCACCGGCATCCCCCTCGCCCTGGCCCACGGCATCATCAAGGCCGTCCTGCTCCTCTCGATCGTGGCCTCGTTCGCCCTGCTGCTGGGCGTGGTCCGGCGCCGCGACGGGGAGCGCCTCGACCGAGGTCTACGCAGGAGGACGCTCCTGGTCTTCACCGCGCTCCTGGTCCTCGGGGTGACCGCCACCTCCCCGGTTCGCAACGGATGGACCGCCTACATCGTCCTGTGCATCGGCGGCGTCGCCCTGCTGCTCGTCGCGGGCGCCGTCTCCGCGTGGGCCCTGCGCCTGTCCACCCGGACCGGGGCACCCGGCAGGCTGGGCACCGCGCTGGTGCTCTTCGTGCTCGGTGCCACGATCATGCTCAGCTACGAGATGCACTGGGCTGCGGTCCCGTTCGCCATCGTCCTCCTTGCCTTCACCGACACCTCCGCGTGGAAGCACCGGATCATCCTCATTGTCTCCATCAGTGCGGGGTGGCTCACTGCCTTCGTCTGGACCCGGCTCCTGCTGGCGAACGCCAGCGGCGTCAACTACTCCGGCACCCGCCTCGACCTCGGAGGCCCCGTTCTCCGGACCGCGACGCTTCAGGTCCTCAACGCCATTCCCGGATCCGGCGTGCGGAACGCGACCCGCACCGTCGGCGAGGGGCTCCCTGTGCCAGCTCCCTTCCAGGGTGCCGGGTGGCTCTGGGGCCTGTTGACCGCCCTCGGGTTCGCGCTGCTGCTCGCTCGGCCACGCACTCGGACGACCGAGCCCACCGCCCCGGACCGGGTGACCCTCATGGTTCTCGGCGCCGGCTTGATCGCGTCGGCGGGGGCCGTCGCGCTGGTCACCTCCGTGTCCGCTCAGTCGCACGACATCGTCAGCTCCTTCGGAGACACGTATCGGGGCACTGCCTGGATCTGGGCCTGCCTGGCCGGCGCCGGGGCCACGGCGCTCGTCGGCATCACCGGCGGTCGCAGGACCACCGGCCTGGTGATCGTGACCCCGGTCGCGCTCGCCGCGATCCTCGTCGGGGTCCTGGTCTGGCCCACCACCGTCAGCGCGATACAGACCATCCGAGCCGTGGACCAGTACGCACTGTGGGAGACCGCGCAGGCTCAGCTCGTGAGCGGGGCCTCCGAGCCGATGGCTGAGGCCCGGCGGTGCGAGCTAGCTGCGCAGGCACGCACGTGGGCGAAGGGCGCCTACTTCGGCAAGTTCCTCCCCTTCCACGAGGAGGCGTTCGCCCGGCAGTGGCAACGCCCCTGGTGCCCGTCCGACGTCGCGGGGACCCGCTGACCTGCCCCCACCCCGGCGGCGACAGGGTGAAGGCCGCTCGCTCAGCGATCGAAGAGGCCTGCGCGCTCGAAGAGCATCTCCACCAGCGGCCGCATCGTGTCGGCGTAGGTCTTCGTCACGTGGCTGCCCTGCCGGTACACGAGCACCCCGCCGATCGCCACCGGGCACTGTCCGTCCGTCATCGGCGGGCACACCCAGGGGTTGAGGTCGATCCACTGACGGCCGTCCCGGAGGGCGACCGCCTCCTTGAGCGCGGCGCTGCCCCGACCGTCGTTGGCTGGGAACGCACACGACAACAGGTCATCGGGGTGCTTGTCCGCGCACTCGTACACCGGGACGTCGCCCGACGGTGCGGGACTGTCGCTGATCGCGATGACGCGGGTGCCGACCGCTTCCAGTCGCTTCCAGAAGTCGTCATATCCCGTGACGAAGGACTTCTGGGCCCGACCCTCGGAATCTCCACCCTTGACCGTCGAGGTCATCACCATGTCGACCCGTCCTGCTGCCGACGTGAGCCGCTTCAGCACGTTGTCGTTGAACGTCCCGCAGTCCTCAGCCGACTGGGCTGGGTTGAAGGGGCAGGCGCTCTTGAGGTACAGCTCCAGACGCCAGCCCTTCTCTTTGGCGATGTCGTTGAACACGTCGAACCACTGACCCAGCTTGGAGTCGCCGACCAATGCGACCGTCACCGACCCGGCCTTGTCGCCGTAGACACAGCTCGGATCGATGGCGACCACCCCGACCGCGACCTGGCACCCATCCGCGTAGTAGGCAGGTACGTCCTTCGGCGCCAGCGCCGGGTCGGGGTAGAGCTTTCCCGACCGAGTGATCTCTGGGCTCGAGTCCTGGAGGGGTCTGGCGGGCTCTTTCAGGTCGGGACCGAACCCCAGCGCGGCTGCACCCCGCGCCGCTGCCGGCCTGACTTCCTCCTGCGGAGCCTGGGCGTAGACGACCGATGCGGCGGCCAGCGAGAGGGCCATCCCCGCTGCGCCCATGGCGAGCGTCGGTCCCGTACGGCGCGCGAAGAGTGGCCCGAAGCGGATCGGGTCCTCGATGAGGTGCTTCGACAGCCAGGCGAATCCCACCGAAGCCACAGCGATGAGCACCTTGTGCCAGCGAGTGAGGTCAACGACCTGGCCCGAGAGGATGATGAGCGGCCAGTGCCAGAGGTAGATGGAGTACGAGAGGCCGCCGATCCACACCATCGGGCGGACCGACAGGAGCCGACCGACCGGCGTCAACGGGTTGGCCACCCCCGCAGCGATGACCGCGGCGGTCCCGACGGTGGGAAAGAGCGCTGCCGAACCCGGCCACGGTGTCTGCGTCGAGATGACGAGGCCCGAGCCCAGGACGAGGGCCAGACCGACCGCGGCCACGACCAGCGCGGCCCGGTCGGTCATCCTTCTGAGCAGGGGCACTGCACAGGCCAGGAGGGAGCCGATACCCAGCTCCCACGCTCGGGTCGTGGAGTAGAAGTACGCCGTCTGCGGCGCGGTGTCCGTGTGCCGGACGGAGTAGATGAGGGACACCGCCACGATGAGGGCGATGGCGACCGCGATGATCCGTCGGATGCTGAAGCCGAACCGGCGCGCCACCCAGGCGAGCAGGATCATCATCACCGGGATCACGACATAGAACTGCTCCTCGACCGAGAGCGACCAGTAGTGCTGCACGGGCGACACGGCGGCGTCCTCGGCGAGGTAGTCCACCGCCCGGAAGGCGAGGGCCCAGTTGACGACGTAGAGCGCGGCCGCGATCACATCGGTCGACAGGTCGCCCAGCTGGCTCCGCGGCATCACGAGCCAGCCGACCAGGGCCGTGAA is a genomic window containing:
- a CDS encoding glycosyltransferase family 4 protein, whose protein sequence is MPSTSSIKSSTIRGARKLIRHTPLGPLAVLPKQGGGAGRSALAIRARHLIKVGRPLDALRLVDRSPAGSLPANLAAVRAEALWAVGRGTEALAAIRAVTDRPRVEVPALVAHFAIAGALREQDDVARLAVLATSARPRNRAESTQLAEAFTTDDPDVATAFIDHVGTWTHALPMRSLVRLDNLLLRAQGADHEALAARVRHEALDADDGQRAILRAMELEDWPLLAEVLRGRVLKPSHAARMRRLASRALKAGYLGEAAVLAESAFTSLPEQDGAREIHVDAMDRLGIVRAGWPVAPVRPRSYDVSPRATLSVLAQSLPHRSGGYATRSHGILVGLRNLGWDAEAVTRLGFPYDRWPSTSTDEVPPEDVVDGVVYRRLLEPGERAYSTTPMSSYIERFAHRIEDEATRRRAALIHASSFQNNGLAGLAAARRLGIPFVYEMRGLEDLMKVSRDPGFIETDAHRYLTGLENHIVAHADLTFVITEALREEMIRRGGPADRIEVLPNGVNTADFEPRPRDEALQAELGLTGRTIIGYAGGLVDYEGLDLLLEAAAILKRERADFGVVIVGDGHFDARLRQLAVDLDVTDVVTFTGRVPHSEVPRYLSIFDITPFPRLPLPVCELISPIKPFEAMAMGKAVISSSVAALTEIVEQDVRGLVFEKGSSADLAVQLRRCLDSAELRATLGAQAREWVLAERDWSDVVTVVDAAYRRLTGA
- a CDS encoding glycosyltransferase family A protein translates to MPTPVPRRLTALRRRVARLVDPDRAPGPASSSAGSGPIATGDAESAAAATAAPVIVAGAAPLATRVGIAASDRLSGLMADEWGQVDLVPGADRPTGLDLVVLELRGSDVVGWEGFRAQLAALVQGCLDTQVPVAVWLTAGPCSPPEWVGDAMVVAASTPALCDELASVTGRPVELLPAAAQPRRHRPDGPTHARHGATVIIEEQESTAAAAALSELVGPAIKPLPAEDVLVIGLGAPGESLGAVETTMKRNVQQRDWRVVERELGTRRVAVDLSGLSPDAAWTSVAAAASGTPLVAADGPTAGLPDDIAALVPRIDDSKQLRSEIVARLEQTELVAREGLQLRRAALSAHTAAHRARALVTHAGLTSDSGLLAPAARPISAIVPTNRLHELDNVFANVGRQAHPDLELVLLLHGLAADRAEITARAAAAGVEDLVILEADRSLTLGACMNLGVEAASGRYVAKMDDDNYYGAHFLSDLVDAFTYTDAGIVGKWCHYVWLRSSNAVVLRYPDSEHRPERRIQGGSMLFDGDVVRGLRFSDIPRAVDSDILDRAMAEGVTIYSADRFNYVSIRGTDRNDHTWTVADSTFMTKTGRLQFFGDPRAHVSV
- a CDS encoding acyltransferase family protein, yielding MRGDIEGLRSVAVLFVLIYHLGVDRLSGGFAGVDVFFVISGFLITSGLLTEAERSGTVSLLKFYARRARRLLPAATVVLVFTALVGWLVMPRSQLGDLSTDVIAAALYVVNWALAFRAVDYLAEDAAVSPVQHYWSLSVEEQFYVVIPVMMILLAWVARRFGFSIRRIIAVAIALIVAVSLIYSVRHTDTAPQTAYFYSTTRAWELGIGSLLACAVPLLRRMTDRAALVVAAVGLALVLGSGLVISTQTPWPGSAALFPTVGTAAVIAAGVANPLTPVGRLLSVRPMVWIGGLSYSIYLWHWPLIILSGQVVDLTRWHKVLIAVASVGFAWLSKHLIEDPIRFGPLFARRTGPTLAMGAAGMALSLAAASVVYAQAPQEEVRPAAARGAAALGFGPDLKEPARPLQDSSPEITRSGKLYPDPALAPKDVPAYYADGCQVAVGVVAIDPSCVYGDKAGSVTVALVGDSKLGQWFDVFNDIAKEKGWRLELYLKSACPFNPAQSAEDCGTFNDNVLKRLTSAAGRVDMVMTSTVKGGDSEGRAQKSFVTGYDDFWKRLEAVGTRVIAISDSPAPSGDVPVYECADKHPDDLLSCAFPANDGRGSAALKEAVALRDGRQWIDLNPWVCPPMTDGQCPVAIGGVLVYRQGSHVTKTYADTMRPLVEMLFERAGLFDR